Proteins encoded by one window of Carassius auratus strain Wakin chromosome 24, ASM336829v1, whole genome shotgun sequence:
- the LOC113042090 gene encoding LOW QUALITY PROTEIN: WD repeat-containing protein 90-like (The sequence of the model RefSeq protein was modified relative to this genomic sequence to represent the inferred CDS: deleted 1 base in 1 codon) yields the protein MSSRALWQQPYVNIFKHMKIEEWKKVSKEGDVTTYMDKSLKCSVFRIRGSIPASNYILLPKTSSQSLCLTGRYLYLLFRPSPNKHFIVHLDIAVEEGQVIRVSFSNMFKEFKSTATWLQFPFLCGAAHGSVYENTACTAKQGLVGHAPPSTRWTCLTMDLHYVLSVYLNRTHSHLKSIKLCSNMSVKNIITSDLLFDPGLSFSEFRQSGVMLSDCTAPMPREMCFPVLKGQRWHDLYDYIRFPSDGTKLPFDSIQKGSSSETKISAEKSPQREERHAVKISKPVQDRVSLIQQITTPKPARRTKQRSANQTKLVPELNYAHSGGSESPGSPGQRSQADEQVTVVHSDDAGVHVYAHCEDDVYTHTTDSEEEITVINAASPRPVSLSSEQPVKKPQKLYPDPILKLNRIIGFGGATVRCAVWTSDGEEVVYPCHAVIVSMTVSSGQQRFFIGHTDKVSALALNSSSALLASAQMGANSLIRLWSYSRGVCQTIIPTHTHALNLLSFSQSGGVLCGVGKDSHNKTTVVLWNTRRVAEGSVVPVLAKAHTDVDIQAMRIAFFDETRMVSCGLGNIRLWRVRGGSLRSCPVNLGQYHNLEFTDLAFEQGHTQDRPVDERTLFVSSRSGHILEIDYVAVAIKNIRRLLPAQETHAHQREKQTFSTGAGIAVNSISVCDEFCVTGSEDGFMRLWPLDFSSVFLEAEHEGPVSLVCVSSDGSRVLAATATGNLGYLDVSSRGYRTLMRSHTASVLGFSVDCVRRRITTVSRDSTVRVWDMDTMQQLYDFVSDDDESPCSVAFHPSMPLFACGSSSGTVRVFDIQTSSLMAQHRQHCGSVECVIYSPDGQGLYSAGALGYLVLYNSSQHDHHVVRVLSNAVAWSVNCGPDTLAVSSDSRCLALVGPTEYIVTIMEAQSLNELLRVDVSILDVESTTLDSALNVCFSPTSLSHLLITTSANKILWIDTHTGQLLRQVCEVHKHPCVSLAVSEDGRYLLTAGQNSLKVWDYDMHLDVNSQVFIGHSEPIRQVRFTPDQKGVVTVGDALFFWDFLAPPQEAANCKSPDIKVFPCKSDHSWAELNGAELSNESPRKALFQPSSPPVMNFLSSALKDSEGFLCDSTTELQLSPTTGHAHSPPPKHASFLRVTEWVKDEDTPTLSANQSKIEKIQDNHTAVRPDCYKHFTPRFKTSVLDRNTVAPPPGQTGLSLKAVIGYNGNGRNNMVWNPDTGLFVYTCGCVVVVEDLHTGSQKQWFGHTEEISTLTITHDAQMVASASGGGASQSSLICIWNASDGSCRNRLSYHKEAVQSLTFSRDDMYLLSVGYFSEPVVALWSTRSFELLCTVQISVPLHDASFCPFSADELTLVGSSAVVFTRIQTEDNSTELQVQKVSLPDAVGEAEMTSVCYSTRRILYTGTNSGHVCVWDCNTQRCFVTWEADAGEIGVLVCRENKLVTGSNTKKLRLWSVASVQSLSNANNKSSRTQDDGAQVQLEQELLLDGTVVSAAFDDVMDMGIVGTTAGTLWYINWADSTSIRLISGHKSKVNGVVCSPDEQHFATCGQDGSVRVWALQSHELLVQFQVLNQSCECVCWSPPRGVYEPTGRVCVAGGYSDGTVRIFSLESAEMELKLQPQPVSVCALQYSHYGHVLLSGGRDGLITVSSPVTGVTVRTIRDHKGAPITTVQCTSKQYKEFGLDGNELWLAVSADRRVSIWAADWMKDKCELLDWLTFPAPTSPKDAPALPPSLAAFSPSERGTVVYTGYAVEKEIIFYCLYKKQVLRTISLADWALCLGLCSTGSLIAVGSNQRVLKLIHSSSGRFQDFTCHSDSVHMCSFSWSGSQLFTAAHNELFLWTVHGL from the exons ATGTCATCCAGAG CTCTGTGGCAGCAGCCGTATGTGAATATCTTCAAACATATGAAGATAGAAGAATGGAAGAAAGTCAGCAAAGAGGGAGACGTCACCACATACATG GATAAGAGCCTGAAGTGTTCTGTGTTCCGGATCCGCGGCTCCATACCGGCCAGTAACTACATCCTCCTGCCCAAAACCAGCAGCCAGTCTCTGTGTCTCACCGGACGATACCTTTACCTGCTGTTCAGACCCAGCCCAAACAAACACTTCATAGTGCATTTAGACATTGCTGTTGAG GAAGGTCAGGTGATCCGTGTTTCGTTTTCTAACATGTTCAAAGAGTTCAAGTCCACGGCGACATGGCTACAGTTCCCTTTTCTGTGTGGAGCTGCACACGGTTCAGTGTATGAGAATACGGCCTGTACTGCAAAACAAG GTTTAGTGGGCCATGCGCCGCCGAGCACGAGGTGGACGTGCTTGACAATGGATCTACATTATGTGCTCTCGGTTTACCTCAACAGAACCCACAGTCACCTAAAGAGCATCAAACTCTGTTCCAATATGTCTGTTAAAAATATCATCACCAGCGACCTGCTGTTTGACCCCG gtcTGTCATTCTCTGAGTTCAGGCAATCTGGTGTGATGTTGTCAGATTGCACTGCACCGATGCCCAGAGAAATGTGTTTCCCTGTACTGAAAGGCCAGAGATGGCACGACTTGTATGATTACATTAG GTTTCCCTCAGATGGAACAAAGTTACCATTTGATTCCATACAAAAAGGATCCAGCAGTGAAACTAAAA TCTCAGCCGAAAAAAGTCCTCAAAGAGAAGAGCGTCATGCTGTAAAGATCAGTAAACCTGTACAAGACAGAGTCTCCCTCATCCAGCAGATCACCACCCCCAAACCTGcgaga CGCACTAAGCAGCGTTCAGCAAACCAGACAAAGCTTGTGCCTGAGCTGAATTATGCACACTCTGGAGGCTCAGAGAGCCCGGGGTCACCGGGTCAAAGGTCACAGGCGGACGAACAGGTCACAGTCGTGCATTCTGATGATGCTGGAGTTCATGTCTACGCTCACTGCGAGGATGACGTCTATACACACACGACAGACAGTGAGGAGGAAATCACA GTGATCAATGCAGCATCTCCTCggcctgtctctctgtcttctgAGCAACCAGTGAAGAAACCTCAG AAGTTGTATCCTGACCCCATTCTGAAGCTGAACAGAATTATTGGCTTCGGGGGAGCTACAGTGAGATGT GCTGTGTGGACGTCTGATGGAGAGGAAGTTGTGTATCCTTGTCACGCCGTTATCGTCAGCATGACAGTTTCTTCCGGACAACAGAGATTCTTCATTGGACACACAGAtaag GTCTCAGCTCTGGCGTTAAATAGCAGCTCTGCTTTGTTGGCATCCGCTCAGATGGGCGCAAACAGTCTGATTCGTCTCTGGAGCTACAGCAGAGGAGTGTGTCAGACCAtcattcccacacacacacatgctctgaaTCTGCTCAG tTTCTCTCAGAGTGGAGGAGTGCTGTGTGGCGTAGGGAAAGACAGCCACAACAAAACT ACGGTGGTCCTTTGGAACACTCGGCGtgtggcagaaggaagtgtggtTCCTGTCTTGGCTAAAGCACACACAGATGTGGACATCCAGGCAATGAGAATAGCATTCTTTGATGAAACACG tatGGTGTCGTGTGGTTTAGGTAACATACGTCTGTGGCGTGTGCGTGGCGGTTCTCTACGCTCATGTCCGGTGAATCTGGGACAGTATCACAATTTAGAGTTTACTGACCTCGCCTTCGAGCAAGGACACACTCAGGATCGTCCAGTGGATGAGCGCACACT GTTTGTCAGCAGTAGGAGTGGTCACATCCTAGAGATCGATTATGTCGCTGTGGCAATAAAAAACATCAGGAGGCTCCTCCCAGCTCAGGAGACCCACGCCCACCAAAGGGAGAAACAGACCTTTAGCACAG GCGCTGGTATTGCAGTGAATAGCATCAGTGTGTGTGATGAATTCTGTGTTACTGGTTCAGAGGACGGATTCATGCGTCTGTGGCCTCTTGACTTCTCATCTGTTTTCTTAGAGGCGG AGCACGAGGGGCCTGTCAGTTTGGTGTGTGTGTCCTCGGATGGCTCGAGAGTTCTAGCCGCCACAGCCACAGGGAATCTTGGGTATCTGGATGTCAGTAGCCGGGGTTATCGTACACTGATGAGGTCGCACACAGCAAGTGTTTTGGGCTTTAGTGTGGACTGCGTTAGACGGCGGATCACCACAGTGTCCAGAGACAGCACTGTACGGGTGTGGGACATGGACACCATGCAACAG CTCTATGATTTTGTTTCTGATGATGATGAAAGTCCCTGTTCAGTTGCGTTCCATCCCAGCATGCCTCTCTTCGCCTGTGGATCGAGCTCTGGAACTGTCAGGGTGTTTGATATCCAAACATCAAGCCTAATGGCCCAGCACAG gcagCACTGTGGATCAGTTGAGTGTGTGATTTATTCTCCTGATGGTCAGGGTCTGTATAGCGCTGGTGCTCTTGGATACTTGGTACTTTATAACTCTTCTCAACATGACCATCATGTGGTCCGTGTTCTGA GTAATGCGGTTGCATGGAGTGTGAATTGTGGCCCGGATACTTTGGCCGTGAGCTCTGACAGCCGCTGTCTGGCACTAGTTGGTCCGACCGAATACATTGTCACGATCATGGAAGCTCAGTCACTTAATGAG TTACTCCGGGTGGATGTGAGTATTCTGGATGTTGAGAGCACAACGCTGGACTCTGCCCTGAATGTGTGTTTCTCACCCACGTCACTGTCACACCTGCTCATCACCACATCCGCCAATAAGATCCTCTGGATTGACACACATACAGGACAACTGCTCAGACAG GTATGTGAGGTGCATAAGCATCCGTGTGTGTCTCTGGCGGTCAGTGAAGATGGCCGTTATTTGCTGACGGCCGGTCAGAACTCTCTGAAGGTGTGGGACTATGACATGCACCTGGACGTCAATTCACAG GTGTTTATTGGTCACTCAGAGCCCATTAGGCAGGTGAGGTTCACACCTGATCAGAAGGGTGTGGTCACTGTAGGCGACGCCCTCTTCTTCTGGGACTTCCTGGCACCTCCACAGGAAGCTGCGAACTGCAA GTCTCCAGATATAAAAGTCTTCCCTTGTAAATCAG ATCACAGTTGGGCAGAGCTAAATGGAGCCGAGCTGTCCAATGAGAGTCCTCGAAAGGCATTGTTTCAGCCCTCCTCACCACCTGTCATGAATTTTCTTTCCAGTGCTCTGAAGGACAGCGAAG GTTTCCTATGCGATTCTACTACTGAACTACAGCTAAGTCCCACCACAGGCCACGCCCACTCGCCTCCTCCCAAACACGCCTCCTTCCTCAGAGTGACAGAGTGGGTGAAGGACGAGGACACGCCCACACTCTCAGCTAACCAATCAAAGATTGAGAAAATACAAGACAATCACACAGCAGTCCGTCCAGACTGTTATAAACACTTCACTCCACGTTTTAAGACTTCTGTGTTAGACCGG AACACAGTAGCTCCGCCCCCAGGACAGACGGGGCTAAGCCTCAAGGCTGTGATTGGCTATAATGGCAATGGGCGTAACAATATGGTCTGGAATCCAGACACAG gtttATTTGTGTACACATGTGGGTGTGTTGTCGTCGTTGAGGATCTTCACACAGGCTCACAGAAACAGTGGTTCGGCCACACAGAGGAGATCTCAACGCTCACCATCACCCATGATGCACAG ATGGTTGCATCTGCATCAGGGGGCGGAGCTTCTCAAAGCAGCCTCATCTGCATATGGAATGCTTCAGATGGCTCCTGTAGAAACCGCCTCTCTTACCACAAGGAAGCAGTGCAGAGCCTGACTTTTTCCAGGGATGACATGTATCTGCTCTCCGTGG GTTATTTTTCTGAGCCAGTGGTGGCGCTGTGGAGCACACGATCGTTTGAGCTGCTCTGTACCGTTCAGATATCCGTCCCGCTGCATGATGCCTCTTTCTGTCCATTCAGTGCTGATGAGCTGACACTCGTCGGCAGCAGTGCTGTTGTGTTTACTCGGATACAAACAGAGGATAACAGCACTGAACTTCAG GTGCAGAAAGTAAGTTTACCTGATGCAGTCGGGGAGGCGGAGATGACATCAGTGTGCTATAGCACTCGCCGGATCCTGTACACAGGCACAAACAGCGGccacgtgtgtgtgtgggactgTAACACACAGCGCTGCTTCGTGACCTGGGAAGCAGATGCAGGAGAGATCG GTGTGTTAGTTTGCCGTGAGAATAAGCTGGTCACGGGCAGTAACACCAAAAAATTGAGACTGTGGTCTGTAGCTTCGGTCCAGAGTCTCAGTAATGCAAATAACAAGAGCAGCAGAACACAGGATGATGG AGCTCAGGTGCAGCTGGAACAAGAACTGCTGTTGGATGGGACAGTGGTCAGTGCAGCGTTTGATGATGTCATGGACATGGGGATTGTGGGTACGACTGCAGGAACCCTGTGGTACATCAACTGGGCTGACAGCACCAGTATACGGCTGATCAGCGGCCATAAGAGCAAG GTGAACGGTGTGGTTTGCAGTCCAGATGAGCAGCATTTTGCCACCTGTGGGCAGGACGGCAGTGTGAGAGTTTGGGCGCTGCAGAGCCACGAGCTGCTGGTGCAGTTTCAAGTGCTGAACCAG agctgtgagtgtgtgtgttggtctCCTCCGAGGGGTGTGTATGAGCCCACCGGGCGTGTGTGTGTTGCGGGCGGTTACAGTGACGGGACTGTGAGGATCTTCAGT TTGGAGTCGGCCGAGATGGAGCTGAAACTACAACCTcagcctgtgtctgtgtgtgcgctgCAGTACTCTCACtacg gTCATGTGCTGCTGTCTGGTGGTCGTGATGGTCTCATTACTGTCAGCAGTCCCGTCACTGGAGTCACTGTACGCACCATCCGGGACCACAAGGGGGCGCCCATAACTACAGTGCAGTGCACCAGCAAACAG TATAAGGAGTTTGGCCTGGACGGAAATGAGCTCTGGTTGGCTGTAAGCGCAGACAGGCGTGTCAGCATCTGGGCTGCTGATTGGATGAAGGATAAATGCGAGCTGCTTGATTGGCTGACATTTCCAGCACCCACCTCACCAAag GATGCTCCGGCTTTACCACCCAGTTTGGCTGCGTTCAGCCCCAGCGAGAGAGGAACGGTGGTCTATACGGGCTACGCAGTGGAAAAAGAGATCATCTTTTACTGCCTTTACAAGAAACAG GTTTTGAGGACGATCTCTCTTGCTGATTGGGCGCtctgtctcggtctctgttcaaCTGGAAGCCTGATCGCTGTTGGATCAAACC AACGCGTCCTGAAGCTGATTCATTCGTCCAGCGGGCGTTTTCAGGATTTCACGTGTCACAGTGACTCGGTTCACATGTGCAGCTTCAGCTGGTCTGGATCTCAGCTCTTCACCGCTGCTCATAATGAGCTCTTCCTGTGGACTGTACACGGATTATAG